The Burkholderia ambifaria AMMD genome contains the following window.
GCCGGTGCGCAAGCTAACGCTGTTCTTGAGGCCATTAAGTCGAATCGGCCGATGACGCGGGACGTCGAAATCACGAGCGTGGTGGGAAATTTTCTCTGCTGGGACGAGACGGGCGGCGCATACGTCATCGAACGATACGGTAAGCAGGGGTTGCATAGCATTCTGGATACCGGCAAATGGTTTCATGCCAGCCTCCTGAAAAACGACATCGAGACGCTGACTGGACACGTCGCAACCCCGGATTTCAGCGCACCGACGGGGCCGTATCTGACGAAACTGCTCGCAGGGCTTGGAGCGCCATCCGCGCTTGAGCGGTGCGCGAACATGGTGGCGTTCGAATTGCACGCGAATTCGATGATCGACGCGCTCTGGGAATCGACGAGCCGCTGTTATGGCGTCGACCGCCAAGGGCTCGTCTATTTTCAATGCCACGTTGGTGGCGACGATCCCGCCGAGGCGTATCACGTCGAGATGACGAGGAGGATGATTCAGCTCATCGTCGGTGACGAGGACATCCCGAGATTCGCCGAGCGCGTTGCGCAGGCGGTGTCCGACAACATTTCCTGGTGTGCGGCACTCGTGTCCTTGGCTAAATGAACATGAGAGACGAACTCGATTCCGATCCCGTATTGCTCGAGATCGATGCATATCGTTCGCAGCGTCGCGGACGCCGAGATGCGGTTGCGATCGCGAAGGTCATCGGCGCGACAGCGATGTTCGGTTTGCTGGCATGGCTGGCGTGCCGGGCCGGCAACGCCATTGCCCGTGTCGTCCTGGTGGTTGCCGCGGGGTTCGTATTGAGCGGGTTCCTGAACCTCGCGCATGAATGCCTGCATCGAAGCTTCGTGGGGGGGAACGCCGTCAACGCGATCGTCGGCAATCTCGCCGCGAATGTCCTGTTCGTGAACTACACGGCCTATACAGACAAGCATCTGAAACATCACCGGTGCCTGGCGACGGACGGCGACACGGAATCGGTTGCCCGCTTCGACACCTTGTATGCCTACGCTGCTGCGATGACCGGTGTCGGCTTTCTCGTTGCGAACCTGCGCCTGAACGCGTGCCTGATCGGAGGAGATGCTCCGTCCTATCTCGCGACCACGCGCCGGAAATCGCGTGCGCGCCGCGAAGCGCTTTGCATCGCCGCATGGTTGCTCGTCATCGTCGCGGCAACCGGGGCTTGGCCGTCGGCACTGGTCACGGCTTATATCGGTCCGGTGTTTTTCGCTTACTTTTGGTTGATGTTCTTCGGACTGCCGGAGCATTACGGCTGCGAACCGGTGCAACCGCGCTACCTGGCATCGCGGACAACGATGAGCAACGGTATCGTTCGGTTCTTCATGTGGAATGCGAATTTTCATACCGAACATCATCGCTATCCGGGGGCGCCGGCACCGTTGCTGGCCAAAATCGCCGAGCGTCCGGATGCCGGCATGCATCGTGAATCGTCTTATCTGAAATGGCACTGGCGCGTTTGCCGGGAACTTCTCCAACGTCGGGAGCACGGGGCAACTCATGGCTAAACTCATCGTGGGCAACGTCGATAACGAAGCAATGATCGGGGACACGAAGCGTGCATCGCTTCCGCTTCGCCAGGTATCAGCGATTGCAGCAAGGCGCCTCGTCTGGCAGATGACGAGTGACGATGTTGCTATCTTGCCGTCGCCGGTATCGGGCGACATGATCGCGTACATATCCGACGTGATGGGACGCCAGCTTTCCGCTGCGCAGATCGTGTCGCCCTCCTCCGATATCTCCGATCCAGTAGTCCTGACTTCAGACCGCCTGCTCGATGAGGCGACGTTAGTCGCATTGCGAGGACTGCGCGTCGGCGGGGCTGGCTGGACGGTTTATCCGTACTTTCATACGTCATCGGTCGGGTTGCTTTGCGATCAACTCCGCATTGTGCAACCCGTGTCGAACGGATCGAACTTTATGGAACAGGCCGGTGCCGAACTGCTGAATCGCAAGGCAGTGTTCCGTGCGCTTGCATCCGGTCGCGTCGGATGTGCGGACGGGCGCGTGTGCCGTTCGTTCGGCGAGTTCTATCTGACGCTGCGCGACATGCTGGCGAGACATGCGAGCGTGATCGTCAAGCAGGACGTCAATGCCGGCGGAGACGGAAACATTGCGGTCACGCTCGAGCGTCGGGACAGTTATCCGGGGGTCCGCAAGGTGTACGCGCTGACGCACCTGTCGGACGTCGATACCGTCTTTGCGCGTGACCTGTGGACGACTCAGACCGATACCGTCGGCAACTGCCAGGTGATCGTTGAGCGGTTTCACGAAGGCTCGGATGTCTTGTATGCGGAATACGAGATCGGAGCGGATGCGTGCCGGCTGGTGAGCTACGGCGATCTGCGGATGGACGCTTCGGGCGACAAGCGTGGTAACGGCATGATCATGTGGACCGGGTTCCAGATCCCGAGCCAGCTACCTTCCGGTGTGATCGACGCGTTTCTGGCCCAAGGCGACGTGCTTGCGTCGATTGCCCGGCGTCTCGGATTTGTCGGGCGCGCGAACTTCGATGCCATCGTAACCGACGACGGCGAAATCGTCTTTACCGAGATCAACGGGCGCATCGGCGGTTGCAGCCATCTCGACGCAATCCTGTGCGAACTGGTGGGGCCGGACTATCTGTCCACGCATACAGTCGTGACGCGCAATAGAGTGCCCGTCCGCGACCTGCGCGCGGCGCTGACCGTTTCGCGTAGGCTCACGCCGCAGCGCGGCGAAGCTGGCGTCATTGTGCTCACGGAAGATACTGCGGGTACCGGCACGATCGAGTACATGGTGTACGCGCGGGATTTGTCCGGCGCGCTTGCGCTCGAGCGTACATTCCGGCGCGAGTTCGAGCTGGCTCAAGAGTCGGTCGCACTACCGGGGTGAGACGATGCATGCAATCAAGTTCACGCGCCCGTCGGCATGGCTTACGGGAATCGCCGAAGGTGTGTCGGTTTCGACGCGGATATTGCTGATTTTTCAGTTCCTCGTGAATCTGTCTGTGTTCGGGTCGCTGCCGTTGCTCGCTGCGTTCCTTGACCTGGAGCGTCATCTGGATGCGGGCAGCGTTGCTAGCGTACTGACGGTGAATCTGCTGGCGAGCCGGCTACTGCCGCTGGTGCTGGGCCCCTCGACGGATCGCTTCAGCAGCCGCGTACTGACCACGCTCGGTCTGATTTGTCGTGCGGCGGGTTTCGTCGGATTAGCGGTGGCGCTGTCGGTTCCGGGACTGCTGATGTGGGCATTTCTGTCCGGACTCGGTGCTGCCCTTTACGAAACCACCGCGTATTCGATTTTCGGGTCGCTCGATGCCGCCGCACGACCCAAGGTATT
Protein-coding sequences here:
- a CDS encoding peptide ligase PGM1-related protein, whose product is MAKLIVGNVDNEAMIGDTKRASLPLRQVSAIAARRLVWQMTSDDVAILPSPVSGDMIAYISDVMGRQLSAAQIVSPSSDISDPVVLTSDRLLDEATLVALRGLRVGGAGWTVYPYFHTSSVGLLCDQLRIVQPVSNGSNFMEQAGAELLNRKAVFRALASGRVGCADGRVCRSFGEFYLTLRDMLARHASVIVKQDVNAGGDGNIAVTLERRDSYPGVRKVYALTHLSDVDTVFARDLWTTQTDTVGNCQVIVERFHEGSDVLYAEYEIGADACRLVSYGDLRMDASGDKRGNGMIMWTGFQIPSQLPSGVIDAFLAQGDVLASIARRLGFVGRANFDAIVTDDGEIVFTEINGRIGGCSHLDAILCELVGPDYLSTHTVVTRNRVPVRDLRAALTVSRRLTPQRGEAGVIVLTEDTAGTGTIEYMVYARDLSGALALERTFRREFELAQESVALPG
- a CDS encoding fatty acid desaturase family protein; amino-acid sequence: MRDELDSDPVLLEIDAYRSQRRGRRDAVAIAKVIGATAMFGLLAWLACRAGNAIARVVLVVAAGFVLSGFLNLAHECLHRSFVGGNAVNAIVGNLAANVLFVNYTAYTDKHLKHHRCLATDGDTESVARFDTLYAYAAAMTGVGFLVANLRLNACLIGGDAPSYLATTRRKSRARREALCIAAWLLVIVAATGAWPSALVTAYIGPVFFAYFWLMFFGLPEHYGCEPVQPRYLASRTTMSNGIVRFFMWNANFHTEHHRYPGAPAPLLAKIAERPDAGMHRESSYLKWHWRVCRELLQRREHGATHG